From a single Okeanomitos corallinicola TIOX110 genomic region:
- a CDS encoding DUF4114 domain-containing protein: MIINGTPNNDELFAQQGDQVFGFAGDDTLDAANADGNNILDGGSGNDQLFGNNNDTLNGGEGNDSLYAKGDSGNNILNGGAGEDDLYAEGNSGNNILNGGDDSDRLFVLEGDNNSLNGDAGDDQLYVRDGSLNTLKGGFGNDFLQTLSTIGNNTLEGGEGNDTLIGNLASDRLFGNDGDDSLYAGKQGTRMIGGNGFDRFYLGNGSVPDVPAEVLDFTKSDDKVVIAGIPQVHNFADIILEQVGNDTIVKTLIDSSERNLGILRNVLSSDLDSSNFDFIIPVFSISDAASIEGNDLNFTITRTDDILIDQTVTVSTSINTGDTASVSDFTAQTQTITFAQGETQKIFTVSSILDSLFESDETFTVTLSNPTNGSIISSTNGIAKGTINDDDDNDEDIPLAVITNITNNSIFSVKGVGDTVRLKATLIESNSSFVNELGVFIVDNAEGRINGIAPGEQGYNEAALTLAKTQGEGVFSAIANLPNLFKTDIETNSLTRLLEFDSGSYLKFFLVKDGTVDSFKAGLIENNKILFADSSNQIITQEEGNFTISWKENTTDTNFDSLVVKIESTDESLTIGTALQEESQAKLIDLRDVSGLVKADFSVFREAAYNNEVYFYEVNNAQGKIGSLEATSANRDDYLQAAINNLIKDAETGETIKFAVSNQGQFTDSAMITGGSIFAPMIIINGTLSQLTDNNTGNDPQVYFPYLGVNSDGVNHIRLLADNTFGFEDLSGGGDLDYNDVIIKLKFTV; this comes from the coding sequence ATGATTATTAATGGTACTCCCAATAACGATGAGTTATTTGCCCAACAAGGTGATCAAGTCTTTGGATTTGCAGGTGATGATACCCTAGATGCAGCTAATGCTGATGGAAATAACATCCTTGATGGCGGATCTGGCAACGATCAGCTTTTTGGTAATAATAACGACACCTTAAACGGTGGTGAGGGAAATGACAGCTTATATGCTAAAGGTGATTCCGGTAATAATATCCTCAATGGTGGTGCTGGAGAAGATGACTTATATGCTGAAGGTAATTCCGGTAATAACATCCTCAATGGTGGTGATGATAGCGATCGCTTGTTTGTCTTAGAAGGCGATAATAATAGTCTGAATGGTGATGCTGGAGATGATCAGCTTTATGTCAGGGACGGTAGCCTGAACACTCTCAAAGGCGGGTTTGGTAATGATTTTCTTCAGACACTCAGCACCATTGGTAACAACACCCTAGAAGGTGGTGAAGGTAATGATACTCTGATTGGAAACCTGGCGAGCGATCGCTTATTTGGTAATGATGGGGATGACTCACTCTACGCTGGTAAACAAGGTACTAGAATGATTGGCGGTAATGGATTTGACCGCTTTTATCTTGGTAATGGTTCAGTTCCTGATGTACCCGCAGAAGTCTTAGATTTTACAAAAAGTGATGATAAAGTTGTCATTGCTGGCATCCCTCAAGTCCATAATTTTGCAGACATCATTCTAGAGCAAGTTGGGAATGACACAATTGTCAAAACTCTAATTGATAGTAGTGAAAGAAACTTGGGCATTTTACGAAATGTCCTCAGCAGTGATTTAGACTCATCTAATTTTGATTTTATAATTCCTGTTTTCTCAATTTCTGATGCTGCATCTATTGAAGGTAATGATCTAAATTTCACCATTACCCGCACCGATGATATATTGATTGACCAAACAGTGACTGTATCCACATCCATAAATACAGGAGATACAGCCAGTGTTTCTGACTTCACTGCTCAAACTCAAACTATCACCTTTGCTCAGGGGGAAACCCAAAAAATCTTTACTGTTTCCAGCATACTAGATAGCTTATTCGAGAGTGATGAAACTTTCACTGTCACTTTAAGTAATCCCACAAACGGATCAATTATCAGTTCTACAAATGGCATAGCCAAGGGAACTATTAATGATGATGATGATAATGACGAAGATATACCTTTAGCCGTTATTACCAACATTACCAACAACAGCATATTTAGTGTTAAAGGAGTTGGTGATACAGTCAGACTCAAAGCCACGTTAATAGAAAGCAATTCTAGTTTTGTCAACGAACTTGGTGTATTTATAGTTGACAATGCCGAAGGTAGAATTAACGGTATTGCACCAGGGGAACAAGGTTACAATGAAGCCGCTCTTACCCTGGCAAAAACCCAAGGTGAAGGTGTTTTTTCTGCCATTGCTAATCTTCCTAATCTGTTTAAAACTGACATTGAAACTAATAGTCTGACAAGACTACTGGAATTTGATTCTGGTAGTTACTTAAAATTCTTTTTAGTCAAGGACGGTACTGTTGATTCTTTCAAAGCTGGACTCATTGAAAATAACAAAATTTTATTTGCTGATTCCTCAAACCAAATCATTACACAAGAAGAGGGTAATTTTACAATTTCCTGGAAAGAAAATACTACTGACACAAACTTTGATTCTCTGGTAGTGAAGATAGAATCAACAGATGAATCCTTAACTATAGGTACAGCACTACAAGAAGAAAGCCAAGCCAAATTAATTGATTTACGAGATGTATCAGGTCTGGTAAAAGCAGACTTTTCTGTTTTTAGAGAAGCTGCATATAACAACGAGGTCTATTTTTACGAAGTAAACAATGCTCAAGGAAAAATTGGCAGCCTGGAAGCAACTTCAGCGAATAGAGACGATTACTTACAAGCAGCCATCAACAATCTAATTAAAGATGCAGAAACTGGTGAAACCATCAAATTTGCTGTTTCTAACCAGGGTCAATTTACAGACAGCGCCATGATTACAGGTGGTTCAATCTTCGCTCCCATGATCATTATCAATGGTACTTTGTCACAGTTGACTGATAATAACACTGGTAATGATCCTCAAGTTTATTTCCCTTACTTGGGAGTTAATTCTGATGGAGTAAACCACATTCGCTTATTAGCAGACAATACATTTGGTTTCGAGGACTTATCTGGTGGTGGTGATTTGGATTACAATGATGTAATTATTAAATTGAAATTCACCGTCTAG
- a CDS encoding cadherin-like domain-containing protein, with product MPPGISNDPNFIAPITNPFGLTDVGNNAAPTFADIDGDGDLDAFVGERFGNTLFFRNTGTTASAPTFTLETSNFGLTDVGSYSTPTFADIDNDGDLDAFVGERFGNTLFFRNTGTTASAPTFTQEANNFGLTMGSFAAPTFADIDNDGDLDAFVGERFGNPLFFRNTGTAAAPTFTQEANNFGLTDVGSFAKPTFADIDGDGDLDAFVGNKEGNTLFYRNTGTAAAPTFTLEATNPFGLTDVGNNAVPTFADIDGDGDLDAFVGNVNGNTLFFENNNAPVAVDNGFLSETNFNEQTGTNNPFNGIDVGYSSSPTFADVDGDGDLDAVVGGAFGNLKYYENTGSTTYVAQTGTNNPFDGIVGSRNTPTLADVDGDGDLDAVVGDRDGNLKYYENTGSTTYVAQTGTNNPFDGIAVGSFISPTFADVDGDGDLDAVVGEFNGNLKYYENTGSTTYVAQTGTNNPFDGIDVGSFSTPTFADVDGDGDLDAVVGEFNGNLNYFENTGSTTAPIYVEQTGTNNPFDGIAVGSISTPTFADVDGDGDLDAVVGERYGSLNYFENDTVVTADPAFTTDEDTSFTTGNVLNNDSDADGDTLTVDSIDTTGTLGTVTDNGDGTFEYDPNGQFESLKDGETATDTFTYTISDGNGGTDTATVTVTINGVNDAPVSLSFDPVVSFQANSALYVAVGDFNGDGNTDLVTAGGFNNVSVLLGNGNGSFGTATTFAAGGIPTSVTVGDFNSDGKVDLALATYSSIFNEETFDETIVGNVSVLLGNGDGSFGTATTFFTVNSDPSSLAIGDFNGDGKADVVTTNNSDNVSVLLGNGDGSFGAATNFAVGDAPISVAIGDFNGDGKADLATANILSSDVSVLLGNGDGSFGTATNFAVDSSPRSLAIGDFNGDGKADVVTVNQGSNTVSVLLGNGDGSFGTATNFAVGSLPLSVVVGDFNGDGKVDIVTGNNETEDVSVLLGNGDGSFGTATNFAMNSDLRSMAIGDFNGDGKADLVAGNNPNVSVLLNTTPKVTLSDTAEDTAIIINTSDLLIGFSDVDAGDILTVANLTADNGALVNNNDGTYTFTPTANFNGIVTLTYDVTDGTASLTGQSKSFSVTPVNDAPVGSPIATLGNTAENTAIIINATDLLAGFSDVDGDTLSVVNLTANNGTLVDNGDGTYSFTPTADFNGTVTLSYGVTDGTDTLAGQTQTFSVTAVNDAPVGSPTATLGNTAEDTAIIINAADLLAGFSDVDGDTLSVTGLTADNGGLVDNGNGTYTFTPTADFNGVVTLDYGVTDGTDTLAGQTQTFSVTAVNDAPVGSPTATLGNTAEDTAIIINAADLLAGFSDVDTGDTLSVTGLTADNGGLVDNLDGTYTFTPTANFNGTLTLDYGVTDGTDTLSGQTQTFSITPVNDAPVGSPTATLGNTAEDTAIIITAADLLTGFSDVDAGDTLSVVGLTADNGGLVDNLDGTYTFTPTADFNGNVTLDYGVTDGTDTLAGQTQTFSVTPVNDAPIVANAIANQTTLEDGFFSFTIPANTFTDVDAGDSLTYTATLANGNSLPTWLTFDAATNTFSGTPDDPDNGTISIKVTATDSSNASVDDTFDLTVTPVNDAPVAGDDSFTANQNTPLTLLSSDLLANDTDVDSPTLSITAVSNSVNGSVTINSSGNVVFTPTTGFSGNGSFNYTVSDGDGGIDVGMVTVAVGINLTGSSQDDVINGTLGNDIINALNGDDNVFGDAGNDNLVGGNGDDTIYGGTANDQIYGGNSNDDLYGEAGNDYIEGDNGNDNLYGGDGNDSLLGGNGQDLLVGGAGNDFLNGGKQDDILTGGTGSDIFVLEKAAGKDTITDFSLGQGDKIGLSGLNFNQLSFSGDEIRLRNQTLATLTNFDTTTLTQNDFISV from the coding sequence ATGCCACCAGGAATTAGCAATGATCCCAATTTTATCGCCCCAATTACCAACCCCTTCGGACTGACAGATGTGGGGAATAATGCTGCACCCACCTTTGCTGATATTGATGGGGATGGGGACTTGGATGCTTTTGTGGGGGAAAGGTTTGGCAATACCCTGTTCTTCCGCAATACCGGAACAACTGCGTCTGCTCCCACCTTCACCCTAGAAACCAGCAACTTCGGATTGACGGATGTGGGGAGTTATTCTACCCCCACCTTTGCCGATATTGATAATGATGGGGACTTGGATGCTTTTGTGGGGGAAAGGTTTGGCAATACCCTGTTCTTCCGCAATACCGGAACAACTGCGTCTGCTCCCACCTTCACCCAAGAAGCCAACAACTTCGGTTTGACGATGGGGTCGTTTGCTGCCCCCACCTTTGCCGATATTGATAATGATGGGGACTTGGATGCTTTTGTGGGGGAAAGGTTTGGCAATCCCCTGTTCTTCCGCAACACCGGAACAGCGGCTGCTCCCACCTTTACCCAAGAAGCCAACAACTTCGGTTTGACGGATGTGGGGTCGTTTGCTAAACCCACCTTTGCCGATATAGATGGGGATGGAGACTTGGATGCTTTTGTTGGGAACAAGGAGGGCAATACCCTGTTCTACCGCAACACGGGAACTGCGGCTGCTCCCACCTTTACCCTAGAAGCCACCAACCCCTTCGGACTGACAGATGTGGGGAATAATGCTGTACCCACCTTTGCTGATATTGATGGGGATGGGGACTTGGATGCTTTTGTCGGTAATGTTAATGGCAATACCCTGTTCTTCGAGAATAACAATGCTCCCGTTGCCGTTGATAATGGATTCCTGAGCGAAACCAACTTTAACGAACAAACCGGAACCAACAACCCCTTCAATGGCATTGATGTGGGTTATTCTAGTAGTCCCACCTTTGCTGATGTGGATGGAGATGGAGACCTTGATGCTGTTGTTGGGGGAGCTTTCGGCAATCTCAAATATTATGAGAATACAGGCAGTACCACGTATGTAGCACAAACAGGAACCAACAACCCCTTTGATGGCATTGTGGGTTCTCGTAACACTCCCACCTTGGCTGATGTGGATGGAGATGGAGACCTTGATGCTGTTGTTGGGGATCGTGACGGCAATCTCAAATATTATGAGAATACAGGCAGTACCACGTATGTAGCACAAACAGGAACCAACAACCCCTTTGATGGCATTGCTGTGGGTTCTTTTATCTCTCCCACCTTTGCTGATGTGGATGGAGATGGAGACCTTGATGCTGTTGTTGGGGAATTTAACGGCAATCTCAAATATTATGAGAATACAGGCAGTACCACGTATGTAGCACAAACAGGAACCAACAACCCCTTTGATGGCATTGATGTGGGTTCTTTTAGCACTCCCACCTTTGCTGATGTGGATGGAGATGGAGACCTTGATGCTGTTGTTGGGGAATTTAACGGCAATCTCAATTATTTTGAGAATACAGGCAGTACCACGGCTCCTATTTATGTAGAACAAACAGGAACCAACAATCCCTTTGATGGCATTGCTGTGGGTTCTATTAGCACTCCCACCTTTGCTGATGTGGATGGAGATGGAGACCTTGATGCTGTTGTTGGGGAACGTTACGGCTCTCTCAATTATTTTGAGAATGATACCGTTGTCACCGCAGACCCCGCTTTCACCACTGATGAAGACACAAGTTTCACCACTGGCAACGTTCTCAATAACGACAGCGACGCAGATGGGGATACTCTCACCGTTGATAGCATAGACACCACTGGCACTCTGGGTACTGTAACCGATAACGGCGATGGCACCTTCGAGTACGACCCCAACGGTCAATTTGAATCTCTCAAGGATGGTGAAACAGCGACTGATACCTTTACTTACACCATTTCTGATGGCAATGGGGGGACAGATACGGCAACTGTTACGGTTACTATTAATGGCGTAAATGATGCGCCCGTTTCACTTTCTTTTGACCCAGTGGTTAGCTTTCAGGCAAACTCTGCCCTTTATGTAGCGGTTGGAGACTTCAACGGCGATGGCAATACTGACTTGGTGACTGCTGGTGGTTTCAATAACGTTTCGGTGTTGCTAGGCAATGGGAATGGTAGCTTTGGTACTGCTACTACTTTTGCAGCAGGTGGCATTCCCACATCCGTTACTGTTGGGGATTTCAACAGCGATGGTAAGGTGGATCTGGCACTGGCAACCTACTCTAGCATTTTCAACGAGGAAACCTTTGACGAAACCATTGTTGGTAACGTCTCAGTGCTATTAGGCAATGGCGATGGCAGCTTTGGCACTGCCACTACCTTCTTTACAGTAAACTCTGATCCCAGTTCCCTGGCGATTGGAGACTTCAACGGCGATGGCAAGGCGGATGTTGTTACCACAAACAACTCTGATAATGTCTCGGTGCTATTGGGCAATGGGGATGGCAGTTTTGGTGCTGCCACTAACTTTGCGGTGGGTGATGCTCCAATCTCTGTTGCAATTGGGGACTTTAACGGGGATGGCAAGGCAGACCTGGCAACGGCAAACATATTATCCAGCGATGTCTCCGTGCTATTAGGTAATGGGGATGGCAGTTTTGGCACTGCCACTAATTTTGCGGTGGACAGTAGTCCCCGTTCCTTGGCAATTGGGGACTTTAACGGGGATGGCAAGGCAGATGTTGTGACCGTAAACCAAGGAAGCAATACCGTATCGGTGCTGTTGGGCAATGGGGATGGTAGCTTTGGCACTGCCACTAACTTTGCGGTGGGATCTCTTCCCCTATCTGTAGTAGTTGGGGACTTCAATGGGGATGGCAAGGTAGATATTGTAACCGGGAACAACGAGACTGAGGACGTATCGGTGCTGTTGGGCAATGGGGATGGTAGCTTTGGCACTGCCACTAACTTTGCAATGAACAGTGATCTCCGTTCTATGGCAATTGGGGACTTTAACGGTGACGGGAAGGCAGACTTGGTGGCCGGAAACAATCCTAATGTTTCAGTACTGCTTAATACTACCCCTAAAGTAACGTTAAGTGACACAGCCGAAGACACTGCCATCATCATTAATACCTCTGATTTATTAATAGGTTTCAGTGATGTGGATGCTGGTGATATTCTTACCGTTGCTAACTTAACTGCTGACAACGGTGCATTGGTAAATAACAATGATGGGACTTACACTTTCACCCCAACTGCCAACTTCAATGGTATTGTCACCCTCACCTACGATGTCACCGACGGCACAGCCAGTTTAACCGGACAAAGCAAGAGCTTCTCCGTCACTCCCGTTAATGATGCTCCTGTTGGTTCACCCATAGCTACTCTAGGCAACACTGCTGAAAATACAGCCATTATCATTAATGCTACTGACTTATTAGCGGGCTTCAGTGATGTAGATGGTGATACCCTCTCTGTTGTCAACTTAACTGCGAATAACGGCACTTTAGTTGATAACGGTGATGGAACTTACAGCTTCACCCCAACTGCTGACTTTAATGGTACTGTCACCCTTTCCTACGGTGTGACTGATGGTACAGATACCTTAGCTGGACAAACTCAGACTTTCTCTGTGACTGCGGTTAATGATGCTCCTGTTGGTTCACCTACAGCAACTTTAGGCAACACTGCTGAAGATACAGCTATTATCATCAATGCTGCTGACTTGTTAGCAGGTTTCAGTGATGTAGATGGTGATACCCTGTCTGTAACTGGTTTAACTGCTGATAACGGTGGTTTAGTTGATAACGGTAATGGGACTTATACCTTCACCCCAACTGCTGACTTTAATGGTGTAGTTACTCTTGACTACGGTGTGACTGATGGTACAGATACCTTAGCTGGACAAACTCAGACTTTCTCTGTGACTGCGGTTAATGATGCTCCTGTTGGTTCACCTACAGCAACTTTAGGCAACACTGCTGAAGATACAGCTATTATCATCAATGCTGCTGACTTGTTAGCAGGTTTCAGTGATGTAGATACTGGTGATACCTTATCCGTAACTGGTTTAACTGCTGATAACGGTGGTTTAGTTGATAACCTGGATGGAACTTATACCTTCACCCCAACTGCTAACTTTAATGGTACTCTCACCCTTGACTACGGTGTGACTGATGGAACAGATACATTAAGCGGACAAACTCAGACTTTCTCTATCACTCCAGTTAATGATGCTCCTGTTGGTTCACCCACAGCAACTTTAGGCAACACTGCTGAAGATACAGCTATTATCATTACTGCTGCTGACTTATTAACAGGATTCAGTGATGTAGATGCTGGTGATACCTTATCCGTAGTTGGTTTAACTGCTGATAACGGTGGTTTAGTTGATAACCTGGATGGAACTTATACCTTCACTCCAACTGCTGACTTTAATGGTAATGTCACCCTTGACTACGGTGTCACTGATGGAACAGATACCTTAGCTGGACAAACTCAGACTTTCTCTGTAACTCCAGTTAATGATGCACCAATAGTAGCAAATGCGATCGCTAATCAAACTACTTTAGAAGATGGCTTCTTCAGCTTTACCATTCCCGCCAATACCTTTACCGATGTTGATGCAGGTGACAGCTTAACTTATACTGCTACCCTCGCTAACGGTAATTCTCTACCTACCTGGTTAACCTTCGACGCTGCTACCAATACCTTTAGCGGCACACCAGACGACCCAGATAACGGCACAATTAGCATCAAAGTTACCGCAACTGACAGCAGCAATGCTAGTGTTGATGATACCTTTGACCTGACAGTAACTCCTGTCAACGATGCACCTGTAGCCGGTGATGACTCTTTTACTGCCAATCAAAATACCCCATTGACCTTGCTATCTAGTGATTTATTAGCCAATGATACCGATGTAGATAGTCCTACTTTAAGTATCACTGCTGTCAGTAACAGTGTTAACGGTAGTGTAACTATCAATAGCAGTGGCAATGTCGTCTTTACTCCCACCACAGGTTTTAGTGGCAATGGCAGCTTTAACTATACTGTCAGTGATGGCGACGGTGGCATTGACGTAGGCATGGTAACAGTAGCTGTCGGGATTAACCTCACCGGTAGTAGCCAAGATGATGTTATTAACGGTACGCTGGGCAACGATATCATTAACGCACTCAATGGTGATGATAATGTCTTCGGCGATGCTGGTAACGACAACCTTGTCGGTGGCAATGGTGATGACACAATTTATGGCGGTACTGCTAACGACCAAATTTATGGCGGTAACAGCAATGACGACCTCTATGGTGAGGCTGGTAACGACTATATCGAAGGTGACAATGGCAATGACAACCTCTATGGTGGTGACGGTAACGACAGCCTTTTAGGTGGTAATGGTCAAGACTTGCTTGTTGGTGGTGCTGGTAATGACTTCCTCAACGGTGGTAAGCAAGATGATATCCTCACTGGTGGTACTGGTAGTGATATCTTCGTCTTGGAGAAAGCCGCAGGTAAAGATACAATCACCGATTTTAGTTTAGGTCAGGGCGATAAAATCGGCTTGTCTGGCTTGAATTTCAATCAGTTGTCTTTCTCTGGTGATGAGATTCGTTTGCGTAATCAAACCCTAGCTACACTGACTAATTTTGATACTACTACACTGACACAGAACGACTTTATCTCTGTTTAA
- a CDS encoding TIGR03032 family protein, producing MSTTSADSTPSLQLTASQDFASWLEQQNLSLAATTYQTNRLFFVSGQANGRLKLHERLFDKPMGLCVAANRLYMTTRYQIWDFHNLLDSGEKSQETDRLYVPHTAYTTGDVNAHEIALDNAGKLIFVNTDFSCLATISPDYSFVPIWQPPFISKLVAEDRCHLNGLAMVEGKPAYVTACSTTDTAAGWRNHRVDGGVVIDVKHNEIIATGLSMPHSPRWYQGKLWLLNSGTGEFGYIEDHKFLPITFCPGFVRGLAFWQNFAFVGLSQLRSQSFTGLNLEKRLMSEGNSPQSGLMVIDLQTGETLHWLYFQNFIEELFDVVVLPGVHQPQVIGLQEDEIQRLVTFPHSGGIVTTKPTAKRPSKGAKPPIAGLPQPNEQSSTNQPISPVGAQVLGAEVKYQRVYHLTSSNALDYDELTFPRLQQRWQKTPPKGELTGLSASINGSMVGFAIAERLNAETVEIISLFVLPEYRHQGIGTRLVAYLEKELKTQGCQELFLTYSASLLTNTALEPLLQKLKWQPPQINGEFRQRNKQIKTPDTTAEMAVLDKPSVQYYALQNLTVEQSLSYNHLSFPKIQKRWSRQQPKGQLVGIVAEVAGEKVGLVLAEILSTQPQTKPEVEVISLFVLPDYRHQGIGTGLIKTLEMGLTALGCGLMKLGYKSTDITNLALEPLLKQQKWQTQVNFLLGKTTTEKVSQAPWLTKYPLPNKFTVFPWSELTDADQKQLEHLDYPTSLSPFGNTPAEPLNSLGLRYETQLVGWMVTHRVATDAIRYSTMFVDKRFQRLGRGISLLSQSILRQVDSTVPYCLFAVAQENPAMLKFVHKHLEPYLMEVTHSYVAFKQLGG from the coding sequence ATGTCAACAACATCAGCAGATTCTACCCCTTCCTTACAACTGACAGCTTCCCAGGATTTCGCCTCCTGGCTGGAACAGCAAAACCTCAGCCTTGCTGCTACCACCTACCAAACTAACCGCCTTTTTTTCGTCAGTGGCCAAGCTAACGGCAGGCTGAAACTACACGAAAGACTATTCGACAAACCAATGGGACTATGTGTAGCCGCAAATCGCCTCTACATGACCACCCGTTACCAAATCTGGGATTTCCATAATCTCCTGGATAGTGGGGAAAAATCTCAAGAAACAGATCGGCTCTATGTCCCCCACACCGCTTACACCACCGGGGATGTCAACGCCCATGAAATAGCATTAGACAATGCCGGAAAACTAATTTTTGTCAACACCGATTTTAGTTGTTTAGCCACAATTAGCCCCGATTACAGTTTTGTCCCTATTTGGCAACCGCCCTTTATTTCCAAACTTGTCGCTGAAGATCGTTGTCATCTGAATGGGTTAGCGATGGTAGAAGGCAAACCCGCTTATGTCACCGCCTGTAGTACCACAGATACCGCCGCCGGCTGGCGTAATCATCGTGTTGATGGGGGAGTTGTAATTGATGTTAAGCACAACGAAATCATCGCCACAGGCTTATCCATGCCCCATTCTCCCCGGTGGTATCAGGGGAAATTATGGTTACTCAATTCCGGTACTGGGGAATTTGGCTACATCGAGGATCATAAATTCCTTCCCATCACCTTTTGTCCTGGATTTGTGCGCGGTTTAGCCTTTTGGCAAAACTTCGCCTTTGTAGGTTTGTCTCAATTACGTTCCCAGAGTTTTACCGGCTTAAACCTAGAAAAACGCCTCATGTCTGAGGGAAATAGTCCCCAATCTGGGTTAATGGTAATTGATTTACAAACAGGTGAAACCCTGCACTGGTTATATTTTCAGAACTTCATTGAAGAACTATTTGATGTAGTGGTGTTGCCAGGAGTCCATCAACCTCAAGTAATTGGGTTACAAGAGGATGAAATTCAACGCTTGGTGACTTTTCCCCATAGTGGAGGCATTGTCACCACCAAACCTACTGCAAAACGCCCCAGTAAGGGCGCAAAACCTCCCATTGCAGGTTTACCCCAACCTAATGAACAATCATCCACAAATCAGCCAATTTCCCCCGTCGGGGCGCAAGTGTTGGGAGCAGAGGTTAAATATCAACGGGTGTATCACCTCACTAGCAGTAATGCCCTAGATTACGATGAATTGACCTTTCCTCGGTTACAGCAGCGTTGGCAAAAAACGCCCCCAAAAGGTGAACTAACGGGACTTTCCGCTTCTATTAACGGGTCAATGGTGGGATTTGCCATAGCTGAACGTTTAAACGCCGAAACAGTCGAAATTATCTCCCTATTTGTATTACCTGAATACCGTCATCAAGGCATTGGCACAAGGTTAGTAGCTTATTTAGAAAAAGAATTAAAGACTCAGGGATGTCAAGAGTTATTTTTGACCTATTCCGCCAGTTTACTGACCAATACAGCCTTAGAACCCCTACTGCAAAAGCTAAAGTGGCAACCTCCTCAAATTAACGGAGAGTTCCGTCAGAGGAATAAGCAAATCAAAACCCCTGATACAACGGCTGAGATGGCGGTTTTAGACAAACCCAGTGTTCAATATTATGCCCTCCAGAATTTAACCGTTGAACAATCTTTGTCTTACAACCATTTGAGTTTTCCTAAAATTCAAAAGCGGTGGAGTCGTCAACAACCCAAAGGACAGTTAGTGGGGATAGTTGCCGAAGTCGCAGGGGAAAAAGTGGGATTAGTGTTAGCTGAGATACTTTCAACCCAACCCCAGACAAAACCAGAAGTTGAGGTGATTTCTCTGTTTGTTTTACCAGATTATCGCCATCAGGGAATTGGTACAGGTTTAATCAAAACTCTGGAAATGGGTTTAACGGCTTTAGGTTGTGGACTCATGAAGCTGGGTTATAAATCTACTGACATCACAAATTTAGCCTTAGAACCTTTACTGAAACAGCAAAAATGGCAAACACAAGTCAACTTTTTATTGGGGAAAACCACCACCGAGAAAGTATCTCAAGCACCTTGGTTAACGAAGTATCCCCTACCGAACAAATTTACAGTTTTTCCTTGGAGTGAATTAACAGATGCAGACCAAAAACAGCTTGAACATTTGGACTATCCAACCTCCTTGAGTCCCTTTGGCAATACTCCGGCTGAACCCTTGAACAGCTTGGGGTTGCGCTATGAGACGCAATTAGTGGGTTGGATGGTAACTCACCGAGTCGCTACTGATGCGATTCGTTATTCGACGATGTTTGTGGACAAACGGTTTCAACGGTTGGGACGGGGGATTTCTTTGTTATCCCAGTCTATCCTGCGTCAAGTAGACAGTACAGTTCCTTACTGTTTGTTTGCAGTAGCACAGGAAAATCCGGCGATGCTGAAGTTTGTACATAAACATTTAGAACCCTATTTGATGGAAGTGACTCATTCTTATGTTGCTTTTAAGCAATTGGGTGGTTAG
- a CDS encoding UPF0175 family protein, which translates to MTILISDDIIQATKMTESELKLEIAIMLFEKDKISIGKARRLAEMNVLEFQKELAQRNIYIHYDVAELEEDIKTLQEMGRL; encoded by the coding sequence ATGACTATTCTAATCTCTGATGATATTATTCAAGCAACGAAAATGACAGAAAGCGAATTAAAGCTAGAAATAGCCATTATGCTTTTTGAAAAAGATAAGATTAGTATCGGAAAAGCTCGTCGTCTAGCCGAAATGAATGTACTTGAATTTCAAAAAGAACTAGCTCAACGTAATATTTATATTCATTATGATGTGGCTGAATTAGAAGAAGATATTAAAACTTTACAAGAAATGGGAAGATTATGA